From one Chryseobacterium culicis genomic stretch:
- a CDS encoding aminotransferase class I/II-fold pyridoxal phosphate-dependent enzyme, which translates to MENFNAANEIQDLQYFGEFGGVNPSISDSSTYTFLSAKTMFDTFEGNAEGCYLYSRHSSPMNLYLAQALAKMENTESANVTASGMGAITSVLMQVCKSGDHIISSRTIYGGTYAFLKNFMPQFNVATTFVDINNFESIEKAITPHTKVIYCESVSNPLLEVADLRKLSEICKKHNLKLIVDNTFSPLSISPTLFGADVVIHSLTKFINGSSDTVGGVYCATQAFIDDTKNVNSGACMLLGPTMDSLRSSSILKNLRTLHIRIKQHSHNAMYLAERFEKDGLKVSYPGLPSHKNHELMKSMLHEEYGYGGLLTLDAGTTEKANELMELMQTENLGYLAVSLGFYKTLFSCSGKSTSSEIPEEERASIGISDGLIRFSIGLDHDIKRTYHKMKECMLKVGVLNHHENISII; encoded by the coding sequence ATGGAAAACTTTAACGCAGCCAACGAGATCCAGGATCTTCAGTATTTTGGTGAATTCGGAGGAGTGAATCCCTCTATCTCTGATAGCTCTACGTATACATTCCTTTCTGCAAAGACCATGTTTGATACTTTCGAAGGAAATGCCGAAGGATGCTACCTGTACTCCAGACATTCATCTCCAATGAATCTGTATCTGGCTCAGGCCCTTGCCAAGATGGAAAATACAGAGTCTGCCAACGTTACAGCATCCGGAATGGGAGCCATTACTTCCGTTTTGATGCAGGTGTGCAAAAGTGGAGACCATATTATTTCAAGCAGAACCATTTACGGAGGAACCTATGCTTTTCTTAAAAACTTCATGCCTCAGTTTAATGTTGCAACCACTTTTGTGGATATCAACAATTTTGAGTCGATAGAAAAAGCCATTACGCCTCATACTAAAGTTATTTACTGCGAAAGTGTGAGCAACCCGCTTCTTGAAGTGGCAGATCTTAGAAAGCTTTCTGAAATCTGTAAAAAACACAATCTGAAGCTTATTGTAGACAATACGTTCTCTCCCCTTTCCATCTCTCCTACTTTATTTGGAGCAGATGTGGTGATTCATAGCCTGACAAAGTTTATCAACGGAAGCAGTGACACAGTTGGAGGAGTATATTGTGCAACTCAGGCATTTATTGATGACACCAAAAATGTCAATTCCGGAGCATGTATGCTTCTTGGGCCTACGATGGACAGCTTAAGATCATCAAGTATTTTAAAAAACCTGAGAACATTGCACATCAGAATCAAACAACACAGCCACAATGCGATGTATCTGGCTGAAAGATTCGAAAAAGACGGATTAAAAGTATCTTATCCGGGATTGCCGTCTCATAAAAACCATGAACTCATGAAGAGCATGCTTCATGAAGAATACGGATACGGCGGGCTCCTGACGCTGGATGCCGGAACCACAGAAAAAGCAAATGAACTGATGGAATTGATGCAGACAGAAAACCTAGGTTATCTTGCAGTAAGCTTAGGGTTTTACAAAACCTTATTCTCATGCTCAGGAAAATCCACCTCATCTGAGATCCCGGAAGAAGAAAGAGCTTCCATCGGTATTTCAGACGGACTGATCAGATTCTCCATCGGTCTTGACCACGATATCAAAAGAACTTACCATAAAATGAAAGAGTGTATGCTGAAAGTTGGAGTTCTTAACCACCATGAAAACATTTCTATCATCTAA
- a CDS encoding Lrp/AsnC family transcriptional regulator, translating to MELDETDKKLLFFLQEDCKQTTKELSGKLGLSVTAVYERVKKLENAGVISKYVALLDKSKVKKNFIVLCHVKLSQHKKEFVLQFEKEVMDLQEVTECFHVSGDYDYILKIGVKDIEDYRSFMLTKLTTLQHIASTHSSFMISEVKNTTAIVL from the coding sequence ATGGAACTTGACGAAACTGATAAGAAACTCTTATTTTTTTTACAGGAAGACTGTAAGCAAACTACCAAAGAACTGTCCGGCAAACTTGGATTGTCTGTTACAGCTGTATATGAGCGTGTAAAAAAACTTGAAAATGCAGGGGTTATCTCAAAATATGTTGCCTTGCTGGACAAAAGTAAAGTTAAGAAAAATTTCATAGTCCTGTGTCATGTAAAACTGAGTCAGCACAAAAAAGAATTTGTATTGCAGTTTGAAAAAGAGGTGATGGATCTTCAGGAGGTTACAGAATGTTTCCATGTAAGCGGAGATTATGATTATATTCTTAAAATAGGCGTTAAAGATATTGAAGACTACCGCAGCTTTATGCTAACGAAACTGACGACGCTTCAGCACATCGCAAGTACGCACAGTTCATTTATGATTTCCGAAGTGAAGAATACCACGGCGATTGTATTGTAG
- a CDS encoding serine hydrolase domain-containing protein produces the protein MRSKQVLQVLTMLCLTLFCPKVKSQAAFNKELPKEFTDQFTKEINDSIPSLGSFIVSQNDRLLYQQYFHGANKESVFSIKSVTKSIVSVLAGIAKDKNLLPNLNTPVLKILPEYNVSRTSFKNISNIEGKVVHDSIRNTLTLKNILTMQGGFDWVENSKISTAMSFSGDPVKFVLDLPFEEYPGTVFNYNSGESHLFGAALAKIVKTNLKQFATENLFRPLKMNVTRWDTDSMNRNLAGSEMFMKPEDMLKFGSMILNNGKLGSKQIVSQKWVQESTAEHVKLDSWDVMPDANGYGYYWWRRKTNGHQAFVATGYGGQLICVIPDLKMVIVTTCFLNDKNKGRSDIKRLHYFIDKITKGDKIK, from the coding sequence ATGAGATCCAAGCAAGTACTGCAGGTTTTGACAATGCTATGTCTTACCCTATTCTGCCCTAAAGTGAAATCACAGGCAGCATTCAATAAAGAACTGCCCAAAGAATTTACAGACCAATTCACCAAAGAAATCAATGACAGCATTCCCTCTCTGGGATCTTTTATTGTTTCCCAAAACGATAGGCTTCTGTACCAACAGTATTTTCATGGAGCCAACAAAGAATCCGTTTTCAGTATAAAATCTGTTACCAAAAGCATTGTCTCTGTTCTGGCAGGAATTGCAAAAGATAAAAACCTGCTTCCCAATCTCAATACTCCGGTTTTAAAAATCCTTCCGGAATACAATGTCTCAAGGACCAGTTTTAAAAATATTTCCAATATTGAAGGAAAAGTAGTTCATGATTCCATCAGAAATACATTAACATTAAAAAATATCCTGACCATGCAGGGAGGTTTTGATTGGGTTGAAAATTCAAAAATCTCAACGGCAATGTCATTTTCCGGCGACCCTGTAAAGTTTGTTCTGGATTTGCCATTCGAAGAATATCCGGGTACTGTTTTCAATTATAATAGTGGTGAATCCCATCTTTTTGGAGCTGCATTGGCAAAAATTGTAAAGACGAACCTGAAACAGTTCGCGACAGAAAATCTTTTCAGACCTTTAAAGATGAATGTTACCCGATGGGATACAGATTCCATGAACAGAAATCTGGCAGGTTCGGAGATGTTCATGAAACCTGAAGATATGCTGAAATTTGGTTCTATGATCCTTAACAACGGAAAATTGGGCAGCAAACAGATTGTCTCACAGAAGTGGGTTCAGGAATCTACCGCTGAACATGTAAAACTGGATTCCTGGGATGTCATGCCGGATGCCAACGGATACGGCTACTACTGGTGGCGAAGAAAAACCAACGGTCATCAGGCTTTCGTAGCAACCGGTTATGGAGGTCAGCTTATCTGTGTGATCCCTGATTTAAAAATGGTAATTGTAACCACTTGCTTTTTGAATGATAAAAACAAAGGAAGATCCGATATTAAAAGGCTTCATTATTTCATTGATAAAATAACAAAAGGAGATAAAATCAAATAA
- a CDS encoding bestrophin family protein, which produces MITTKYVNYKQVLNLAGVHLIFISIWCTLIAVFFYFFNWHWMTIPWVPVALIGTAEAFLVGFKNNQAYDRLWEARKIWGGIVNSSRSFASMVYAFDTKNEEIGVFDLEDRKRRIVYRHIAWLYTFREQLLVPTEWEHISTEKKFGNINLRRNRLIKAGFPDYGRAPIFLHKYLSEEEYELKNDYKNFATYLVSQQAKDINELKNMNAITAFNQTQLQNSLNEFYNFQGQAERIKKFPSPRQFASTAFVFNILFIMLLPLGLVNEFAKLGDWGIWTSIPFCIIIGWIYIIMELVGDYSENPFAGLMFDVPMLSICRTIEIDLLQMSGETDLPDPISSKNGVLV; this is translated from the coding sequence ATGATCACAACCAAATACGTCAATTATAAACAGGTTCTCAATCTAGCCGGTGTACATCTTATCTTTATATCAATCTGGTGTACCTTAATTGCTGTTTTCTTTTATTTCTTCAACTGGCACTGGATGACGATTCCCTGGGTTCCCGTTGCTTTAATTGGTACCGCGGAAGCATTCCTTGTGGGTTTCAAAAACAACCAGGCTTATGACAGACTTTGGGAAGCCAGAAAAATCTGGGGTGGCATTGTGAATTCAAGCCGTTCATTTGCTTCTATGGTATATGCCTTTGATACCAAAAATGAAGAAATTGGTGTTTTTGATCTTGAAGACCGTAAAAGAAGAATCGTTTATCGTCATATTGCATGGTTATATACTTTCCGTGAGCAGCTTCTGGTACCTACAGAATGGGAACACATCAGCACAGAAAAAAAATTCGGGAATATCAACCTGAGAAGAAACAGACTGATTAAAGCGGGATTCCCGGACTACGGCAGAGCCCCTATCTTCCTGCACAAATACCTTTCGGAGGAAGAATATGAGCTTAAAAATGATTATAAAAACTTTGCGACTTATCTTGTTTCCCAACAGGCAAAAGATATCAATGAGCTGAAAAATATGAATGCGATTACCGCTTTCAACCAGACTCAGCTGCAGAATAGTTTAAATGAATTCTATAATTTTCAGGGCCAGGCAGAAAGAATCAAAAAGTTTCCTTCTCCAAGACAATTTGCCAGCACAGCCTTTGTTTTTAACATCCTGTTTATTATGCTTCTTCCACTGGGATTGGTAAATGAATTTGCAAAGCTTGGCGATTGGGGAATATGGACTTCTATCCCTTTCTGTATCATCATTGGATGGATCTATATCATTATGGAACTTGTGGGAGATTATTCTGAAAACCCTTTTGCAGGATTAATGTTTGATGTTCCCATGCTTTCTATCTGCAGAACGATTGAAATTGATCTTCTTCAGATGAGCGGAGAAACAGATCTTCCGGATCCTATTTCTTCTAAAAACGGGGTTCTTGTATAA
- a CDS encoding thiamine pyrophosphate-dependent enzyme, producing MENALHEKVSQDILLKAYNHMMLAKAMADIYEENRNICKYVHSTSRGHEAIQLATAYQLKKEDWVSPYYRDESILLGIGFEPYQLMLQLLAKADDPFSGGRSYYSHPSSRDENKPKIVHQSSATGMQTIPTTGVAQGIKYIQDFNLQTFENNPVVVCSLGDNSVTEGEVSEALQFAALHQLPIIFLVQDNEWGISVTKDEARTCDAYDFVAGFTGLSRMRVDGTDFVESFEAMKKAVDFVRTERKPLVVCAKTVLIGHHTSGVRREFYRDEEDLTKHRAKDPGEILRKHLLETGVDEDLLKQITKKARLEAEEAFEKAKNAEDPKPETVMQHIFAPTPITEETGTREPANGEKIVMVDAAIHAIQELMWKHPEALLYGQDVGERIGGVFRETVTLGKKFGSKRVFNTAIQEAYIIGSTAGMSAVGLKPIVEVQFADYIYPGINQLITEISKSSYLSGGKFPVSNIIRVPIGAYGGGGPYHSGSVESILANIKGIKIAYPSNAADFKGLLKAAYYDPNPVVMLEHKGLYWSKVPGTEDAKTIEPAEDYMLPFGKGKVIIEADKDETEKGRTLLVVTYGMGVYWAKEAAKNFNGRVEVIDLRTLIPLDEELVFERVKAHGKCIVLTEEQLNNSFAEAFAHRISKNCFKYLDAPVETMGSLDVPAVPINLVLEKEMLPNAEKLSNKIEEMLKY from the coding sequence ATGGAAAATGCACTTCACGAAAAAGTTTCTCAGGATATATTACTCAAAGCGTATAATCATATGATGCTGGCCAAGGCAATGGCTGATATTTATGAAGAAAACAGAAACATATGCAAATATGTTCATAGTACTTCAAGAGGCCATGAAGCCATTCAGCTGGCAACTGCCTATCAGCTAAAGAAAGAAGACTGGGTTTCTCCTTATTACAGAGACGAAAGTATTCTTTTAGGAATTGGTTTTGAACCTTACCAATTAATGCTTCAATTACTGGCTAAAGCTGACGACCCTTTTTCAGGAGGAAGATCTTATTATTCTCACCCTTCAAGTAGGGATGAAAACAAACCGAAGATCGTTCATCAGAGTTCCGCAACCGGAATGCAAACCATTCCTACTACAGGAGTAGCACAGGGAATTAAATATATTCAGGATTTCAATCTTCAGACTTTCGAGAATAATCCTGTGGTTGTATGCAGCCTTGGAGACAATTCGGTTACAGAAGGTGAAGTGAGTGAAGCGCTACAATTTGCAGCATTACATCAACTTCCTATCATATTTTTGGTTCAGGATAATGAATGGGGAATTTCCGTAACGAAAGATGAAGCAAGAACCTGCGATGCTTATGATTTTGTAGCAGGATTCACGGGGTTAAGCAGAATGAGAGTAGACGGGACTGATTTCGTGGAAAGTTTCGAAGCCATGAAAAAAGCTGTAGATTTTGTAAGAACAGAAAGAAAACCTTTGGTTGTCTGTGCAAAAACAGTACTGATTGGCCACCATACTTCAGGAGTAAGAAGAGAATTCTATAGAGACGAAGAAGATTTAACAAAGCATAGAGCTAAAGATCCGGGAGAAATTCTTAGAAAACATTTACTGGAAACAGGTGTTGATGAAGATCTTTTAAAACAAATCACTAAAAAGGCACGCCTTGAGGCAGAAGAGGCTTTCGAAAAAGCTAAAAATGCAGAAGATCCAAAGCCTGAAACCGTAATGCAGCACATTTTTGCTCCTACTCCAATTACTGAGGAAACAGGAACACGTGAGCCAGCTAACGGAGAAAAAATTGTGATGGTAGATGCAGCCATCCATGCTATACAGGAATTGATGTGGAAACATCCTGAAGCTCTGCTTTACGGACAGGATGTGGGTGAAAGAATCGGTGGTGTTTTCCGTGAAACAGTTACTTTAGGGAAAAAATTCGGAAGCAAAAGAGTTTTCAATACAGCCATTCAGGAGGCTTATATCATTGGATCTACAGCCGGAATGAGCGCTGTGGGATTGAAACCCATCGTTGAGGTTCAGTTTGCAGACTATATTTATCCGGGAATCAACCAATTAATCACAGAGATTTCAAAATCCAGCTATTTAAGTGGCGGAAAATTCCCTGTAAGCAATATCATCCGTGTTCCTATCGGAGCCTATGGCGGTGGTGGCCCTTACCATAGTGGAAGTGTTGAAAGTATACTTGCCAATATCAAAGGAATCAAAATAGCTTACCCAAGTAATGCTGCAGACTTTAAAGGTTTATTAAAAGCAGCTTATTATGACCCGAATCCGGTAGTAATGCTGGAGCACAAAGGATTATACTGGAGTAAAGTTCCGGGAACTGAAGATGCTAAAACAATAGAGCCTGCTGAAGACTATATGCTTCCATTTGGAAAAGGTAAAGTAATCATTGAGGCTGATAAGGATGAAACTGAAAAAGGCAGAACTTTATTAGTGGTTACTTATGGTATGGGAGTTTACTGGGCTAAAGAAGCCGCTAAGAATTTCAATGGAAGAGTTGAGGTGATTGATCTGAGAACATTAATTCCTCTTGATGAAGAACTTGTTTTTGAAAGAGTAAAAGCGCATGGAAAGTGTATTGTTCTTACGGAAGAACAGCTTAACAACTCTTTTGCAGAAGCTTTTGCCCACCGTATTTCTAAGAACTGCTTCAAATATCTTGATGCACCTGTAGAGACCATGGGATCACTGGATGTACCTGCCGTTCCTATCAATCTGGTTCTGGAAAAAGAAATGCTTCCCAATGCTGAAAAGCTCAGCAATAAGATCGAAGAAATGCTGAAATATTAA
- a CDS encoding S8 family peptidase: protein MKKQLLLLSVLAITLINAQNNEELNRSFERQRIDNNEKFEAYISKRYNANRTPEVLKEIEQQRTNLAGFLPGNKPYFFKAHDMDQIKNSNSDFLQGGNITGLTGSFNGEGIKFTIFDGSTSSGVARVFAGHVFFNNLPNRITNKESSTVNYGDHATAVSSFIGAKDYPYTVTFTNGTTRQVNFKGIAPNSTIVAYAFGTSVLDGETTQSTVFQKIIKAQPNISNHSYGSNQGWADPQLINNEPSWVWNGAFASPGTSFDAQGTYHTNDRDYDQIVYNNPSYIIIKSAGNSFGEGPSAATSTYKKYYTDNTGNLVEFAATDTLPPSNCAQGYDCIGIGSLGKNIIVVGAADRITTNDGRYTASSDVIHSSYSSAGPRDDGGIKPDITAVGTEVASAWTDNNATGGSKIDIGDGTSYSAPVVTGIVGLWTQINKQLFGGNVLNAASAKTLMVHSAKEAGNIGPDPQFGWGFIDSKKGAELLVGKSNNTIIFNDETLNSGVANVKTVKASGSEPLKVTISWIDPEFTNFTNQWNNIYNNRSSKLINDLDLKITDTTTNTVYYPWKLDANNPMTPATKGDNTVDNVEQVVIDAPVAGRTYKIEITNKGILKNNSGGNAPQNYSVIVTGFTELLGTKDISNPLNNLAISPTITKDVTNILKAPKKSTFNVYDLTGKKLQSGTINNDKETIDLSAYTKGIYIIEVKTDKDVISKKVIKE from the coding sequence ATGAAGAAACAATTACTTTTACTCAGTGTTTTAGCTATAACGCTAATAAATGCGCAAAACAATGAAGAATTAAACCGATCATTTGAACGCCAGAGAATAGACAACAATGAAAAATTTGAGGCTTATATATCTAAACGATATAATGCTAACAGAACTCCTGAAGTTTTAAAAGAGATTGAACAGCAAAGAACCAATCTGGCAGGTTTTTTACCGGGCAACAAACCCTATTTTTTCAAGGCTCATGATATGGACCAGATTAAAAATTCCAATTCTGATTTTTTACAGGGAGGAAATATTACAGGCTTAACAGGTTCATTCAATGGAGAAGGCATTAAATTTACTATTTTTGACGGCAGTACTTCCTCCGGTGTAGCGAGAGTATTTGCCGGGCATGTTTTTTTTAACAACCTTCCTAACAGAATCACAAACAAAGAAAGCAGTACCGTTAATTATGGAGACCACGCAACAGCCGTTTCCAGCTTTATTGGAGCGAAAGACTATCCATACACCGTAACCTTCACGAACGGAACAACCAGACAAGTCAACTTCAAAGGTATTGCACCCAATTCTACCATTGTGGCCTATGCTTTTGGAACCTCTGTCTTGGACGGAGAAACTACCCAAAGCACAGTATTTCAAAAAATTATCAAAGCGCAACCCAATATTTCAAATCATTCCTATGGAAGTAACCAGGGGTGGGCAGATCCTCAGCTGATTAACAATGAACCGTCATGGGTCTGGAATGGAGCTTTTGCCAGCCCAGGCACTTCTTTTGACGCTCAGGGAACTTATCACACAAATGATCGTGATTATGATCAAATTGTATACAACAACCCTTCTTATATTATTATAAAATCTGCCGGAAACTCTTTTGGTGAAGGACCTAGTGCTGCTACAAGTACTTATAAAAAATATTATACGGATAACACTGGAAATTTAGTAGAATTTGCAGCAACAGATACGCTTCCTCCCAGCAACTGCGCACAGGGATACGACTGTATCGGGATTGGTTCTCTTGGAAAGAATATCATTGTGGTAGGAGCTGCAGACAGAATTACAACTAACGATGGAAGATATACAGCCTCCTCAGATGTTATCCATTCCAGCTACAGCAGCGCAGGACCAAGAGATGACGGAGGTATAAAACCGGATATTACAGCAGTTGGAACAGAAGTTGCCAGTGCATGGACTGATAATAATGCAACTGGAGGCAGCAAAATTGACATTGGAGATGGTACTTCTTATTCAGCGCCTGTTGTAACAGGTATTGTGGGACTTTGGACACAGATCAATAAACAGTTGTTTGGAGGAAATGTTTTAAATGCTGCATCCGCAAAAACCTTAATGGTTCACTCAGCTAAAGAAGCAGGAAACATAGGCCCTGACCCACAATTTGGATGGGGCTTTATTGACTCGAAAAAAGGAGCGGAACTTCTTGTAGGAAAATCAAATAACACAATTATTTTCAATGATGAAACTTTAAACAGCGGAGTAGCCAATGTAAAAACAGTAAAAGCATCAGGGTCAGAGCCGTTAAAAGTGACCATATCCTGGATAGATCCTGAGTTCACCAACTTCACCAATCAATGGAACAATATTTACAATAACAGAAGCTCCAAGCTGATTAATGATCTGGATCTGAAAATTACAGATACGACTACCAACACCGTGTATTATCCGTGGAAACTGGATGCCAACAACCCTATGACTCCTGCCACAAAAGGAGATAATACTGTAGACAACGTAGAACAGGTTGTAATTGATGCTCCGGTTGCCGGAAGAACTTATAAAATTGAGATCACCAACAAAGGCATATTGAAAAATAACTCAGGAGGTAATGCTCCTCAGAACTATTCCGTCATCGTAACAGGATTTACCGAGTTATTAGGAACTAAAGACATTTCAAATCCTCTTAACAATCTCGCTATTTCGCCAACGATCACGAAAGATGTCACAAACATTCTAAAAGCACCTAAAAAATCTACATTCAATGTGTATGACCTTACAGGTAAAAAACTGCAAAGCGGCACTATAAATAATGATAAAGAAACGATAGATTTATCTGCGTACACAAAAGGAATCTACATCATTGAAGTAAAAACAGACAAAGATGTTATTTCTAAAAAAGTGATCAAGGAATAA